One Callospermophilus lateralis isolate mCalLat2 chromosome 6, mCalLat2.hap1, whole genome shotgun sequence genomic region harbors:
- the Znf322 gene encoding zinc finger protein 322 codes for MYTSEERWDQRTQKRKVYHVYPQKGKKIFIHVHQITPVDNQIYECLERERDFCENLALIMCERTHTGEKHYRCDMCEKTFIQSSDLISHQRIHNYEKPYKCSKCEKSFWHHLALSGHQRTHAGKKFYTCDICGKNFGQSSDLLVHQRSHTGEKPYLCSECDKCFSRSTNLIRHRRTHTGEKPFKCLECEKAFSGKSDLISHQRTHTGERPYKCNKCEKSYRHRSAFIVHKRVHTGEKPYKCGACEKCFGQKSDLIVHQRVHTGEKPYKCLECMRSFTRSANLIRHQATHTHTFKCLEYEKGFSCSSDLIVHQRIHVEEKPHQWSTCESGFLLGMDFVAQQKMRTQTEELHYKYSVCDKNFHQSSALLQHHIGEKPYICNVGDKALELSPAHASEASQMS; via the coding sequence ATGTACACTTCAGAAGAAAGATGGGATCAGAGAACTCAGAAAAGGAAAGTATATCATGTATACCCTCAAAAgggtaaaaagatttttattcATGTGCATCAGATTACTCCAGTAGATAATCAAATATACGAGTGCCTTGAACGTGAACGAGACTTCTGTGAAAACTTAGCTCTTATTATGTGTGAGAGAACCCACACTGGGGAGAAACATTACAGATGTGATATGTGTGAGAAAACCTTCATCCAGAGCTCAGATCTTATTTCCCACCAGAGGATCCACAATTATGAGAAACCTTATAAATGCAGCAAATGTGAGAAGAGCTTTTGGCACCACTTGGCCCTTTCAGGACACCAGAGAACACATGCAGGTAAAAAATTCTATACATGTGACATCTGTGGCAAGAATTTTGGTCAGAGCTCTGATCTGCTTGTTCACCAGCGAAGTCATACAGGCGAGAAACCGTATCTTTGTAGTGAGTGTGATAAGTGCTTTAGTCGAAGTACCAACCTAATAAGGCACCGAAGAACCCACACAGGTGAGAAGCCATTTAAGTGTCTGGAGTGTGAAAAAGCCTTCAGTGGGAAATCAGACCTTATTAGCCACCAGAGAACACATACTGGTGAAAGGCCCTACAAGTGTAACAAGTGTGAGAAGAGTTACCGACACCGTTCAGCCTTCATTGTACATAAAAGAGTTCACACTGGGGAAAAGCCCTATAAGTGTGGTGCCTGTGAGAAATGCTTTGGCCAGAAATCAGACCTTATTGTGCACCAGAGAGTCCACACAGGTGAGAAGCCCTATAAATGCTTGGAATGCATGAGGAGTTTTACTCGCAGTGCCAACCTCATTAGACACCAGGCAACTCACACTCATACTTTTAAATGTCTTGAGTATGAGAAAGGCTTCAGCTGTAGCTCAGACCTTATTGTGCATCAGAGAATTCATGTGGAAGAGAAACCACATCAGTGGTCTACATGTGAGAGTGGCTTCCTGTTAGGTATGGACTTTGTTGCCCAACAGAAAATGAGAACTCAGACAGAGGAGCTACATTATAAGTACAGTGTGTGTGATAAAAACTTTCACCAGAGCTCAGCCCTTCTCCAACATCATATTGGTGAAAAACCATATATCTGTAATGTGGGTGACAAAGCTCTTGAGCTCAGCCCTGCTCATGCATCAGAAGCCTCACAAATGTCCTGA